The Rhododendron vialii isolate Sample 1 chromosome 3a, ASM3025357v1 nucleotide sequence GTTAGATTTATGTTCAAATATCGGCTTAGGCATGCGAGTATCAAGGAAAAATGCACAACATTGAATTCAAGAGCGTTGAAAGCCGTTCGATACAACATTGAATTCAAGAGCGTTCAAAACCGTTTGATACAAATGATCTCGCATTGATGGTACCTTTCCCAACACACTCTTTTTTCAGTTCCTCCTCAGCCAAAACCCTGCGAAGTAAAAGGCAGGTTTCTTCACTGTCGTCCTTCTCCCTCACTGCTTACAAGGAAAACGAAAGCAGTAATGAGTTCGTAGCAGAGCTCTCCGGTCTGGTTCCGTTTTCAAACGAAGCCCTAAAACAACATCATGAGGTACTCCAAATTCATTTCTCACTCCTCCTTCCTCTTCTCGCGCTATTCCGCAACCGCTCGTCAAAACCCTAAACTTGTTCTACCATACATTGCTCGGGAATATACGTCTCCCGCGCAGCAGCCGACGGAGAGGGTGTCGGCGATCGTCGACGAGATCGCCGGACTCACATTACTCGAGGTGGGGGATTTGACGGAGGTCTTGAGGAAGAGACTGGACATCAACGAGATGCCGGTGATGGCGGTGATGATGCCGGGGATGGGATTCGGCGGAGGCGTGAGAGGCGGCGGGGTGGGGGCGGCCAAGGGGGAGGAGAAGGTGGCGGTGGAGAAGACCGCGTTTGATTTGAAGCTCGAGGGAGGTTACGATGCGGGGTCAAAGATCAAGATTATAAAGGAAGTGAGGGCTTGTACTGATTTAGGGTTGAAGGAAGCCAAAGATTTGGTGGAGAAGGCGCCTACCCTTTTGAAGAAGGGGGTGCCCAAGGAGGAGGCCGACAAGATTATTCAGAAGATGAAGGAGGTGGGCGCTAAAGTCACCATGGAATGAATGGTAaggtaattattattattggaCTTCAACTCTCTTCCATGGTTATTGATTTAATTCGCTATCCgatgtttttttgtcaatacaTTATGTTATACTGTGAAATGTGATTTGGATTGCTTATGTTATGGTTGGATGCTTGTTTGCTCTCTCTATGTATGTTTATTAATGTGATTTGGATTGCTTATGTTATGGTTGGATGCTTGTTTGCTCTCTCTATGTATGTTTATTTCGTGGCCAACCTGTCTTTTCCGCGCACCGACGTTTGAGTGTATGTGTATTTGAGTGTCTCTTACGTGTCATCTCTAGCCAAAGCTGCATCTATTATCCTGATTCTTCTCCATTCTTCTGCTCAATCAAAACATAAAGGAGATAGCAACCAGATCATGATACTCAAGCAATAGGAAGGTTTATGAATGTCATTCTCCTCTATGGCCTCTTAAACGCTCAAACTCACCAGCCAAGGCCATGCCAGGTCTATGAGTGCCATTCTTCAATAATAAATGCTGCCAAACCGTAAGAGGGAAAAGGGCAAGAGAAGAAGAGGTGCCCATGAGATTCGGCCCCATTATCACACAAAACACAAGTAGCTGAGTCAGCAATTCCCGAACTTTGTAACTATCTCTGGTTGCCAATCTCCCCAAAATGCACATCCACTGAATCATAGCTCACATTGGGACATGATGTTTAAACCAAATGACTTTAAGCCGATGCACTTTTAGGGGGACTTACCCTAGCAGCATTCCAGGCTAATTGCACTGATAAACACAAGATGGAGATAAAATCCATCTGGCTGAATCCTCCCACATCATATTGAGCAGAAGGTGGCTTGGGGTATTCCTCACAATCTCCCGCACCACTGCAGACCTACTTCTGGATCATCTCCAAGAATTATCAACAATTACAGAGCCATCTTAGGCATTAGAAGCTCTTCTCAATGTATAGGCCAACCTCACTTTCCTGCCTAGTCTCTTATGTTTCTCCTATTTTCAAGAATTTCCGTCAACTctactttccctccaaaagaGTATGGACGTAGCAACATGTGGCGTGAATGGGAAATTACCGTCAATTTACTGACAGCCGTTGCCTGGTGATGGGATATTGAAAACGTGTACTAAGTTTTTTAAGGGTCAAAGTGAAACAAAATTAGTTCAGGGGGCAAAGTGGAAAAAAGGAGCATACATCAGGGGGGACAGAGTGGAATTTGCCCTAATAACTTTTAGGGGGTATCTTTGTATGGAACAAGTTTTCCTCCCTTCCTCTGATGACTCCCCTCCCCATCCTTATTTGCGGATTGCAATTAATTGAacgcttcaatttttttaatccattttCGACCTGCTCTTGACCACCATTAAGCCCTTTAGAACACCTTGCTGCCACACCAATGTGATTCAACAGCTAAAAACAAACTCGTAGCATGGTCTTCAAACCTTCACAATACACTCCCAGAAATTCTAAAGCCTCTTTACTCTCCTTGGTGGCCACTAAGTCACCTTATTGCTCAAAATTCTCTCTCGTCATACGCAGACTCTGCATTCAGACCCCTCACTATCTCTGTGCTACAGTTTTAGGATTCTCCAACGCACTTCAAAATCCATTCTTCCCGCATATATCTCCAAAGCTCCAAGGAGTCCACGCATACTTTCCCCTTATCTTCCAACTGTCATCCTGTCAGCTTTCATCTTCCTTAGGCTGGACCAGTCCTCCTTATCTTTAGTTACTCCTTATCTTTGGTTCCTCTTGTATTACATTGGAGTGGTTCTTTAGCCTTCCTTTTCACATACAATGAGAAGAAACTATGTACTTGTTAATTGTTATTTATGCTTAGTGAATTTAATGGGAAGGCAAGGCTTTTTAGCATTTTTAGTATCTGAgaatgtttggtttttgtataTGTTCAGGCTTCTTCATatcggaattggaggacaataAAGATTAGGATACGCAAAACGCAGGCTTATGATTTTCAAATGGGAAAAGGATTAGCTGATGCATTGCACAAGCACTGCTGATGGCGAGCAACAGAGATTTCTCCAATGTTAGTGTAATccagagatttttttttggtaatggaaTTTTTTTGGGTCAGAGCTGCTTTTTGATGTTTCATTATTCTCTCGTTTTTGGTCTGACGCTAATTTAGAAGCAAGTTTTGGCTCAAGTAATGTGTATGCATTGCCCTTCTGTTGTGGAAATTACTTCCATTGGTGGATTTGTTAGTTTGTTTGAGACTATGCAATTTTGACTTTTGTACCCCTACAAAATCACAATGTTTGAAATATCAAATTACAAAGGTACTTGCGGTGGACACACTTTTTTCCTCGTGTGATAATGAAGCTCCTGGACCAGGTGGTTGTACTGTTTGTTTCTTTAAGAAGACTTGGTATATTATTCGGGGCGGGGAAAGTAAATGCCACTGCTACCATTTTGGTTCCAGAAATTCCGAACCCAAGTTCCGTGTCCGACTATAGACCCATCTCCTGATGCAACACTACCTACAAAGTCATCCAAAATTCTCACTAATAGACTCAAAGCTGTGATTCATCTCATGGCCAGTTCTTCCCAAGCTGCTTTCATCTCAAGGTGATCTATCTCTGACCGGTTGTTATTCATTATCATAAAATGTAATACTTCTCCTAGAGCTGCTATGACAAATAATATCGTGAAAGACGCTGAATAATAGTTGTCCAGTAAATAGATGAGGAATCCAAATTCAGACAAAGCGGATAACTTGCATATGAAATTACTGTTTGAATCCACCAACCAAAACTTCTCGCTCTGCCCCTGCATATGAGTATGTGGTGCCGAGGACAATACTCTTAGCCGGACATACGGAGTATCCTCTCTTCATACCTTTCTATGTAACGAAAAAATAAGTGCATTTAAAAATGTTATTTGTCTCTCTCTAGATTGAGGACATGCGATTATTTTAAGAATGTTAGTTTTGGTTGGCATTGGAAGTTATTTGATGGATCACCTAATCACATATAAGTCCAAGTAAAAAACACCCATATTAGTTTTAGTTGTTCAAATCTCCAGCCAACAACCCCTTTCATCACTTCAACATCCTCTCCAGTCTAATCTATTAATATTAGTATTCATGGTTAAAGATGAACTCCTAGAGAGGTTACCAAAGTACGAATTTCGCTTCTCCTTTcgttctcttctttcttttcgaTTTTCACTTGGTTTGCAGGGTCAGGGCCTTTCTCTCTGGGCGAGTGCATCCGATTCAAAAGTCCTTTCCTAAACCCCTTCCCGTTCAGTCGATAAGAGATAGAGAGAAGCAACACCATTTCGTGTTCTCCTTGTTTTGCATCCCATTTGTGCATACCACAAAATGAATAGGGGATGCAGAGGACCATCACCTTTGGTTCCCCTTGTAATGGTGGGAGTTCTTGGTCTACTCATACTTGGCTCGTTCCTTCAAACTGTCGTTGATACCTTTTCACCTCTGTTGGAGCTCGGGGGAGAATTAGAGGACCGCGAATGGACCTTCGTCGTGCTGCTTATTCTGGTCCTTTTCTTGCTGCTAATACAAATGACCGTGAATTTTAAAACCGACAGCTTCGGTTACGATGGCGAAGGATTTGGGTTGGGAtctgtacttttgttggtggtTTTTTTCGTTCTGTATCTCATCTTTACTTATGAATAATGTCGTGCGAGCTGTTTGTTCGTTCAATTCTGGAAGTGTGTGCTGCTTGTATTTCATGGTGAAGCTAAATAGGGTGTTGGTGCAGTTTAGAATTTGTGCATACAAGTTTTGTGATATCAGTCTCCATTGTCCCCTGAAGATTTCTTTTTACTGCTAAGATTTGTTTCCACTGTCCACGGGCTTTCTTCACCACACCAAGGCAACGCCGACGGCTCGACGTTGTCTATTGAAACAATTTTCTCCCAGTTTCTAAAATACAAAATCCGGAAACTCTTTCTATCGTAATCTTTTGAAGTTCATATTCCTTGCGAAATTTTCACTGAGATTTTTGACTAATTTCCCCTAGTTAAACAAACagtaattaaaaagtaaaactgtAAAACTAGTGGAATTAAGCTAATTCAAACAGGACATAATCAAGTCCTTTCATCTCCACTCCAACTATCTTTAACTTTGGGGCCAGTAGGCCCTTCCTCACCCAGGGCTTCCTTAGGGAGACCTCTAATAACCTTTTCCAactcttttttcaaatttcctGGCAACAGTTTCTCCACCTTCTTGAGCTCATCTTCCAGGTTATACTCAATTTTGGGACCCCATTCCCTCTCATAGTCCAACCATGGCAGCTCGACGATCTCGGATCCCAAGTGCTCGGCTGCAACCACCACAGACCTCGCCCCAGTGTCCATGACCGTTTTCCCCTTGGCCGTGTCGTTCCTTATCCCTATCCCATCGCTCCCTTGCAGCACAAGTCCCGCCTTCGGGTAGAAGGCGTGACCGTGCAACGATGCGTATGTCACCGGCTTGTTGCCTCCTTGAAACTCGAGCTCTGACGCGCTAACCCATGCTCCTCTGCTGTGCTCCGAGAAATAAACACTTTTCAACCCTCCGTCGAAATTGCTTACCCTTAACGTGACATGTTCCCAATCACCAACATGTTCACCTATTTTATCAAAGGAAATATTAACAATCTTAACCTTAGCCCTGGCTGGCCCATTGAATGGATAGAAAATCCATATGACAATATCTGTGAATGAGGCTCCAAGCATAGGTTTCACGTGTAAATAAACCCCTGCATCTTGCAAATCCCCTCTTTTGACTCTCTCTTTGGCTACTTTGTCTGTTGGGAGGTCCAACCAGTAGGCACCATCGTTTGAGCCACCTTGGGGGAGGTTTGAGCCAGTGGGTTCAATTCGAACGGGCTTGGATTCGTCCCCTTTCGCGTACAACAGTGCCCCATTCTTGAAAAACCAGCTCACTGAGGAGGGCAAGTATTGTTCATTGGGATGAAAATAAATCCATGGAGAGTAAGCTTGAAACAATGCCTGGATTTGGCTTAGATTTGgcatagaagaagaaaaatcagCTTTCGAATTCTTCAAGCAAGCTAGAGATGTCGAATCGCTTTTGCCATTTTGGGCTGTAAACGTACCACTGAGGACCCCTAGAGCTTGGACTCCCCTAGTGGTTGGTCTTAGACCATACACATTCAACCCGTTTGGCACGGTCTTCGTATCTAATCCCCAGATCCATGTATCGATCTCAGATATGTCGGTGAAATCTAATCGAACGCACCTGATTTCGTCGGGAGAAGGCTTTTGCGGGGAGCTTGTGACAAGGTGGCCGATGGCTTTATAACCATCAGGTGGTGTTGGTTGCCAAATATAGCCAATGCCATCTTGTTTAATTTTCAATGACTCACTACTAAAGACAAGAGTATAGTCAGTTGGCGGCTTTAGTACGGTCCCGGAAGATGGGTCGTTGCCGGTGAGTACGTCTTTTCCGGCGAGGATGCACCCGAAGAGGGGCGTGTTGTTGGGTTGGGCGTAGGAACCAAGCAGGAAGAATCCTTCGGGCAATGGCGACGGGTTAAAAAAGGTTGCCCCGAGATTGTCCGGACCGCCTTCGTGGGTTGCCCAAATTTTGGTGAAAGATGATATTTGACACACTTCTAGTCCTCCCAGATCGATTGTCCCGCTTGCGAAACCTTCACCTGTAATGGAAAACAGAACAAATGCAAAACACCATTAGCTCACCTGAATGCTGGACTCCACCAAAAGCTTAATTCCATGAAAACTGAAGGAAGCATTGCTTATTTGTTGGGTAATTAGAGAAGCAGGGAATTACTaacgaaaatcctatgtgtaccgaccaaaatgtagggaaatcgtaccgacggccgtctccggccaccggacggccgatccgagccatatacatatatacacgaaaaatagggtgtttagatcaagcactctacacacatcggatgccgttgattcccgcgtaggacccctcggttttttttttaaaaatttttggactgctcggatcggccgtccggtggccgaagacggccgcgcgcggccgtcggtaagAAACCCATCGGAACATAGAAACGGGGTCTAAAGTAAAGAAAGTGGTAAACACAAAATAAGATGATTTATATATAGAGTGGTAATATATTAGAACATAGAAACTGGGAACTGGGATATGCAAATTGATTCCAATTTTGCATTGAATCTGGATTCTCTGCAATCTGTTGTTGGACTGCATAATGTCGTCCGTGTGATCCTACCCGTCCAGAAGTGTTATTAAAGGTTTAACAAAACTCTTCTAGGACTGTTGAATGCAAAGATGGTTACGATGAAACGGCAGAGGCCTCTCTGCAGTCCTTGGACTACAGAATGCCGTCCACGTGATCCTAAAGGTTCAAATTTTAACAAAACTCTTCTATGACCGTTGAATGCAAAGATGGCTACGATGAAACTGCAGAGGCCTCTCTACAGTCCAACTACAGAGAAGCCGGGTCCTTTCGAATTATGCCCACCAGCCCTGTGAAGAATCTCATGGAAATTTGTTTTTCAGTTGTGTATGTACATAGCAGGTAGGTAGTGGGGTCAGGTTCTATCGGAGAATGATGGCTATGGGATTAGTAGAGGTTTTGGATTGGGCAAAGGCAAATAAAGGTCGGAACATTAATGCCCACTCTATTAGGTATGTTAAAGTTTTTACTcagatttgagtaaaaatatggGTAACGGCTGGAAATGCCCTTACTTGTCGGCATTAAGGATCCCACAGTATTAAATGTCCAATTGGTTTTTGATTTGATTGATGtaacaaattgaattttaagtTTTCTTCTTCGGATTCAAGTTGAAACATGCTATTTTGTTGCAATTACACTCATTGATGTAAAATGGTCCTTGAAGTGGATAACAGTAGACGGCGGTGGTGATGCAAGCAATGCATGCTTCGACAGAGGGGGCACGCGATTATAGTGAGAAATTGGATGAGTTGGGTCGATTCGATTCAAGGAGAATCAGTGATTGAGGCTTCTCTATTGTCCTTGACCATTTTTTGTGTAGTAAGTAGTTGGGTAGGGTAGTGAGTTGGTATGCGGAGTTACATCAAACACTTCCTCTCTCCATGGTCAACATGCCATGTCATGTGAAAATAGGCTTGAATTTGGGCCACTTCATGCAAGAATGTAGTCAGGTCAGCTATTTCTGTTGCAATTTGAACAGAATAAGACACCTGGTGCCGAATTTAAGGGGTATTGTAAGCTTCAGTGAAATAATTagaaagaaagtaaaacgaACCCCCAAAACTGGTCCACAACATAGCCATAACCGTCACGAGAGTAGAAAAAACGAGGacaggtagagagagagagagagcgcacctGGTGGCCAAATAGGCAACGGGGAAGGAAGCTTGAACATTGTTGCAATTGGCAAAggcttcttcttgtttttcttggaGATCGTCTTTGGAGAATTAttgattgaataaagatcactACCCATATATATATTGGTGAGTTGctccaaaataaaaatagaaagggACTTGAACAGAGAACAGAATTTTAAGAAAGTGCAGCCAGGGGATATGGTAGTTAGGAAAGATGCATAATAATCTGGTAATGAGAGGGATGAAAAATGTGAAGCACATTGTTAAAGGCACAAATGGGTAACCCAATAGTTTGATGGAGGTAACGTCTAAGGCACTGTATGAAGTTGGTTATAAGCAAAGATTTCTAAACTTTAGGAATCTAATTCTCTTGCATACAAAGGGaaggttggttggttggttggtttaACATTGTTGTTTATGCTTTGTGGGACGTTCATTTTTTTGGCTGTATGTAGCGAGCACGTAAGAGCGAGTCCAAGGCTAACCAACTTTTCCTCCGTCTTATTTTTCCTGCCTTCTCAATCCCAATTCAATTACCTATCTTTTCGACCCTCATTCTCAATATCCTAACGGGTCTTGAGTATGCATAAATAAGCATTACAAATTGCTTCATTTTGCTCGGAAGTAAATAAGTCCGGCTTGACTCCCCATGATTGGtagactaatttttttgatttggaGAGTTGGAGTACGTTTTACCCAGTTTGATTTTTATAAGAATTTGATAAATAGCCATCcgcacaaaaaaaatttggcattgatcagtttttttttgagataCTCCCTCCGGCCCATTTTGGTTGTCTATTTTTCGTTTTTCATGTCATTCTTTAAACCcttatatctcccaatctacaatattttttataattttgaaaactttgtattataaacCTAAttgaaaactatcaaacaaaattcatattgcatatatttggAAATTCATATTGAAACATATAAGCTATTGAAAACcgacacaaatatcaaaaaaagacagaaaatgggacggagacAGTATCATTCACCGACTACCCCACAAACCTTTTTATCCCCCTTAGGAAACAGCAATTCAATTATGTTGAACCAGGAAAACAAATTACATTACATAACCCCAAAAAGGCCCAACAGAAGTAGAactaagagaagaaaaaaataagcaacAATAGTGAAAGCGAAGCTCAAGATCTCCATCAAGCTGAACTACCAGTTCCATCGCCGCTGCAGCAGTTGCACTGTTTAACCGAGACACTATCAGCATTGACTTCTTTGGAAGCTGCTCAAAGTGAAAAAACCCTAAGCTCCTCACTTTTACCTCTCTAGAGCGCACGCGCGCACACATTCTCCATCAAGTTACTCTCCAGTCAAATTACGCCTGCTCCTTCTCCGGTCATTTAACCCATGATTCCGatcaccctctctctccatctcattTTCTCCTTCTCCGGTCACTCTCCCTCTCATCGCAGGCGAGGATGTCTAGAAGGGACATTGCTTAAAGGTTTAAGATAAAAACAAGGGAATCATCAAGTCTTAAAAGCAGAAAATCACTCCACTTGGCACAATTATTGTTTGACATCAGTTCTACAAAACATGAATGCTGATTTAGCCAGTGTACAGCACGACCCTTGAGTCGGTTTTCAACCTTGAGAGGGAGTGTAGAAGAAGAGTTGGAGACTCATCGACTCAATCTAAGATTAAAGGAGAGTGTAAGAAGTACAAAAAACTAGGATTAAACAAAACGAAGTTTCCAGTAATTAAGGAAAATTGTCAATTCCAGGACCTACTTTTCCATTCCCCGTCTCTGAAGTGTGGATAAGTTCCAAGTTATAGtagaaaactaggaaaaaccATCAGCACTGTTGGAGCTTTCTCAATCAATCTGACACCCTGAGGTGCCTCAGACGACCGTCGTGAGAAATTTTAATCCAAATTCATCATCTGGCATCACAGTTTCTAATAAAGAACAAGACTCTCGTACTTGGTAAAAAAGATGATGATCTATAAGTTGTTAAAAATGCACAAAATGTCGAAACATCTGAATGCACAAGCCTGGAGCAAAAACAAGAGGCAAATGCCAGAATATCcgcttcaattttttgttggcaaCGTACAGCACTGAAAACGCTACTGAGAAAGCGCATCAGAGACTCTAATTTGTTGCCTTACAAGCATTCACCCTTTATGCTAAAGTGAGACATTCCAACAAGAACCGTAataatgtaaaccaaaacaaaatggtacaaagaGAACTAAGTGATAAAATCAACAACCCAATTGAATTTTCGAAACCAGATTTTTCACGACCTTATTGACTGATGGCAACCAGCGTTTGGAATGGGTTTGCCGAACAAGAATGATGAATAAGAGACAACTAAAAGAAGGCAAGGTCATCAAACCCAGGttgaaaaaatcagctcatcaACTGGAAAATTATACATAATCAAGAGCTCCAATCAAAGTAACATCAAGTTATGTGCCACCCCAACAAGTGAAACCGTAAATTCACAACTGTTAACTCCTAAAACTAAATAGCATAACGAAGCATATTTCAGAACAAAAACCATCCATACGTTAGCAAATCCAGTACTTGGTTTCCCTGCCATTCCCATTTTCCTTCTGTAAATTGCCCTCCAAAAAGATTCATGTTTCAAAGTGGactcaagaaaataaaataagcaTGCCGTCGAATGCATCACATATTCATGATAATGAATAATCCATTCCTTGGTTTGAAACAAAGAACCTGCCCTTTACTAAGTAAAGCCATTTTTACAGTTAAGATTGTAAATACACGAAATTTGCAACTTCAATGGTATTGTACCACCAATAAGAATATAAAACCACAATTAAAATCTCCCGTCTTACTCCAATGATAACCATAGGTACCGTAGAGTTTGGAACCCTGAACCAACTGCCTCCAATGATAACCATAGGTAACGTAGAGTTTGGAACCCTGAACCAACTGCCGGTGATAAGCCGGATCAGTACTGCTGGAACTTGTAACATGAATACTTCCAGTTTTGGGTGCCTCAAATGACTGTCATGGCAAGGAACACCACCCAGTGTGGTTGGTTCCTTACTCTCCCTCTTAAGGGAGAGGTCTTTAGTTCGAGTCCTCATGGAGGGGGTGCTCGACTCATGTTGTAACTACTAACAAGTACCAACTAACCCCTAACATCCTACCGTAtggcagaaaaaagaaaaaaagagattaTAAAGCTACAAATACTATTTCAGTTGTCAATTAATGAACTAAATATTGAAGCATCCGATTGCATTTGCCCGGTGGAAAAACAATAGGCCAACAACATAATCTCCGCTCCATTTTATTATCGGCAACGTATAGCGCTGAAGGTGCTACCGAAAAAGCGCCCCAGAGACTCTAATTTGTTGCCTTTAAGTGAGAATTTTCCAACCGTACCAACGGAGTAAACACCTACCCCCAAACAACTAATATTGCAAAACAAGTCAGACAACTGTTTACAAACAATCagataataaaaaactgttaatgaaaaaaaacaaaaggactCGTCATTTTCACCCCTTGAAAATAATTGGGTGGGCTATGTTTCGAGAACATAAAATATGGGgtctattgaaaaaaataatgttaGAAAGCCATCTTGCAAAGAGGTTTCTAATAAGTTTCCAAACAGGCTTATCATAACACAAATCTGCAAAAACAAGCGACCAAAGCAACAAACACAACCTCAAAACACCACTCCGGACACGGTGTCCAGAGCCCTTCGATGCATGTGTACTCCAGATGCTATTTGAATCCGGAGTTctattttaaagttgtgtttaaagactttttgaaaacaaaattgaggTCCTTTTAGATCACTTTGTTTGCAAGGAAATCCCTCAAAAAATGGGACTCGGGATGCTGTAGTCCACCCCGCACTACAACATCTGTTGCGGCCGATCTAGCCGTCCATTTCAGCACGGACAGCTCGGATTTAGTCTGAACAATGGACGGACGGTCCCATTGTTCGGACCCAAGTGAAAGAAGGCTCAGagagtaattaaaaaaatgcaatcaTCAATACTTCATAGATGGAACAATATATATTTCCTCGTCACTGCCTCAATAACTACTTTTCACAAACgagccaaaaagaaaaaagaagagcaaATTAAACACTCTGTTATTAGATACATGATCGTATTGAGATGAACTTTAGGATCTAGACCTTGAATTTTGTAACCATTAAGAGGAAGATTGGACTCATCTGACCTCGCAAACACTGCACTTGAGAAGACGGTGGCGTTGAGAAGAGAAGGGATGAGCAAATAAGGGGCAGTAGAtgggaatatatatataggatggGGAGATGAAACGGGGAAggaagccctaatttttttcaggCCTAATGATTTGACAAAAGTGCCCTCACCGCGACATTGCCAAAATTGTATGGGTACCGACGAGGAGTGCACCGGATTGGCGCGTGGGGCCTATCTCGAGATTCCACACAAATTATTCAAAGTTCGTTAATTTGAAAAAACATAATTTCAAGCGACCCCTACAAACAATTACTAGCTCATTTGGATGAAGGTAACTTGTTGATCCaatcgtcaattttttttcttcaaaattcattCGTAATTCTAAAttctaaattttgaatgaaaacatGGGACATTCTATAAAGCACTTACGCTTTTTTTATTGAGCTGACTTTTTCTTAGGCCATTCGAAAATCTAGATTAAATTTAAGAACAATTCAAATTATTTATGTGATTTTTCAAAGTGGACCCCACATGCCTGTGCACATCGGTGCATTCTCCATGGGTACCATAGTTCTGTTCCCCTCAACGGCTTGCGTggatttttctttactttatcGTTTTTCTTTACTACGATGCCtttccctagtcagcaattgcttaagtgagttggtatgtgaaattaccctcttgccctccttcaaat carries:
- the LOC131320385 gene encoding hypothetical protein At1g04090-like, which produces MGSDLYSINNSPKTISKKNKKKPLPIATMFKLPSPLPIWPPGEGFASGTIDLGGLEVCQISSFTKIWATHEGGPDNLGATFFNPSPLPEGFFLLGSYAQPNNTPLFGCILAGKDVLTGNDPSSGTVLKPPTDYTLVFSSESLKIKQDGIGYIWQPTPPDGYKAIGHLVTSSPQKPSPDEIRCVRLDFTDISEIDTWIWGLDTKTVPNGLNVYGLRPTTRGVQALGVLSGTFTAQNGKSDSTSLACLKNSKADFSSSMPNLSQIQALFQAYSPWIYFHPNEQYLPSSVSWFFKNGALLYAKGDESKPVRIEPTGSNLPQGGSNDGAYWLDLPTDKVAKERVKRGDLQDAGVYLHVKPMLGASFTDIVIWIFYPFNGPARAKVKIVNISFDKIGEHVGDWEHVTLRVSNFDGGLKSVYFSEHSRGAWVSASELEFQGGNKPVTYASLHGHAFYPKAGLVLQGSDGIGIRNDTAKGKTVMDTGARSVVVAAEHLGSEIVELPWLDYEREWGPKIEYNLEDELKKVEKLLPGNLKKELEKVIRGLPKEALGEEGPTGPKVKDSWSGDERT
- the LOC131320386 gene encoding uncharacterized protein LOC131320386, with product MRYSKFISHSSFLFSRYSATARQNPKLVLPYIAREYTSPAQQPTERVSAIVDEIAGLTLLEVGDLTEVLRKRLDINEMPVMAVMMPGMGFGGGVRGGGVGAAKGEEKVAVEKTAFDLKLEGGYDAGSKIKIIKEVRACTDLGLKEAKDLVEKAPTLLKKGVPKEEADKIIQKMKEVGAKVTME